Proteins encoded together in one Procambarus clarkii isolate CNS0578487 chromosome 67, FALCON_Pclarkii_2.0, whole genome shotgun sequence window:
- the LOC138355371 gene encoding TRIO and F-actin-binding protein-like, which produces MQVKQGSNHLALTDQYHSTLVNTAMMIMINSPFTVSDTLTVIHVSKYSNIHNGVIIAELVQDTTKQHKTRPNCSIHDQTAQDTTELLKTRPNCSRHDRTAQDTTKLLKTRPNSSRHDQTAQDTTKQLKTRPNCSRHDRTAQDTTELLKTRPNSSRHDQTAQDTTKQLKTRPNSSRHDKTAQDTTKLLKTRPNSSRHDQTAQDTTKQLKTRPNSSRHDQTAQDTTKQLKTRQNSSRHDQTAQDTTKLLKTRPNNSRHDQTAQDTTKQLKIRPNSTRHDQTAQDTTKLLKTRPNCSRHDKTAQDTTKLLKTRPNCSRHDQTAQDTTKLLKTRPNCSRHDQTAQDTTKQLTTRPNCSRHDQTAQDTTKLLKTRPNCSRHDQTAQDTTKQHKTRPNSSRHDQAAQDTTKQLTTRPNSSRHDQTAQDTTKQLKTRPNNSRHDQTAQDTTKLLKTRPNCSRHDQTAQDTTKQLKTRPNCSRHDQTAQDTTKLLKTRPNCSRHDQTAQDTTKLLKTRPNNSRHDQTAQDTTKLLKTRPNCSRHDQTAQDTTKLLKTRPNNTRHDQTAQDTTKQLKTRPNNSRHDQTAQDTTKLLKTRPNSSRHDQTTHDTTKLLKTRPNCSRHDQTAQDTTKLLKTRPNCSRHDQTAQDTTKQLKTRPNCSRHDQTAQDTTKLLKTRPNCSRHDQTAQDTTKLLKTRPNCSRHDKTAQDTTKQHKTRPNSSRHDQTAQDTTKQLKTRPNSTRHDQTAQDTTKQLKTRPNCSRHDQTAQDTTKLLKTRPNSSRHDQTTHDTTKLLKTRRDQTAQDTTKQLKTRPNCSRHDQTAQNTTKQLKTRPNSSRHEKIPPRQLTRTIDQISLQMLIRLLTLPRSI; this is translated from the exons ATGCAAGTGAAGCAAGGCAGTAATCACCTTGCACTCACTGATCAATATCACTCAACATTGGTCAACACAGCGATGATGATCATGATCAATAGCCCCTTCACTGtgtctgacacactcacagttatTCACGTGAGTAAATATAGTAACATTCACAATGGTGTAATAATTGCTGAGCTTGTGCAAGACACGACCAAACAGCACAAGACACGACCAAACTGCTCAATACACGACCAAACTGCTCAAGACACGACCGAACTGCTCAAGACACGACCAAACTGCTCAAGACACGACCGAACTGCTCAAGACACGACCAAACTGCTCAAGACACGACCAAACAGCTCAAGACACGACCAAACTGCTCAAGACACGACCAAACAGCTCAAGACACGACCGAACTGCTCAAGACACGACCGAACAGCTCAAGACACGACCGAACTGCTCAAGACACGACCGAACAGCTCAAGACACGACCAAACTGCTCAAGACACGACCAAACAGCTCAAGACACGACCAAACAGCTCAAGACACGACAAAACAGCTCAAGACACGACCAAACTGCTCAAGACACGACCAAACAGCTCAAGACACGACCAAACAGCACAAGACACGACCAAACAGCTCAAGACACGACCAAACAGCTCAAGACACGACCAAACTGCTCAAGACACGACCAAACAGCTCAAGACACGACAAAACAGCTCAAGACACGACCAAACTGCTCAAGACACGACCAAACTGCTCAAGACACGACCAAACAACTCACGACACGACCAAACTGCTCAAGACACGACCAAACAGCTCAAGATACGACCAAACAGCACAAGACACGACCAAACAGCTCAAGACACGACCAAACTGCTCAAGACACGACCAAACTGTTCAAGACACGACAAAACAGCTCAAGACACGACCAAACTGCTCAAGACACGACCAAACTGCTCAAGACACGACCAAACTGCTCAAGACACGACCAAACTGCTCAAGACACGACCAAACTGCTCAAGACACGACCAAACTGCTCAAGACACGACCAAACAACTCACGACACGACCAAACTGCTCAAGACACGACCAAACTGCTCAAGACACGACCAAACTGCTCAAGACACGACCAAACTGCTCAAGACACGACCAAACTGCTCAAGACACGaccaaacaacacaagacacgacCAAACAGCTCAAGACACGACCAAGCAGCTCAAGACACGACCAAACAACTCACGACACGACCAAACAGCTCAAGACACGACCAAACTGCTCAAGACACGACCAAACAGCTCAAGACACGACCAAACAACTCACGACACGACCAAACTGCTCAAGACACGACCAAACTGCTCAAGACACGACCAAACTGCTCAAGACACGACCAAACTGCTCAAGACACGACCAAACAGCTCAAGACACGACCAAACTGCTCAAGACACGACCAAACTGCTCAAGACACGACCAAACTGCTCAAGACACGACCAAACTGCTCAAGACACGACCAAACTGCTCAAGACACGACCAAACTGCTCAAGACACGACCAAACAACTCACGACACGACCAAACTGCTCAAGACACGACCAAACTGCTCAAGACACGACCAAACTGCTCAAGACACGACCAAACTGCTCAAGACACGACCAAACTGCTCAAGACACGaccaaacaacacaagacacgacCAAACAGCTCAAGACACGACCAAGCAGCTCAAGACACGACCAAACAACTCACGACACGACCAAACAGCTCAAGACACGACCAAACTGCTCAAGACACGACCAAACAGCTCAAGACACGACCAAACAACTCACGACACGACCAAACTGCTCAAGACACGACCAAACTGCTCAAGACACGACCAAACTGCTCAAGACACGACCAAACTGCTCAAGACACGACCAAACTGCTCAAGACACGACCAAACTGCTCAAGACACGACAAAACAGCTCAAGACACGACCAAACTGCTCAAGACACGACCAAACTGCTCAAGACACGACCAAACTGCTCAAGACACGACCAAACTGCTCAAGACACGACCAAACTGCTCAAGACACGACCAAACTGCTCAAGACACGACCAAACTGCTCAAGACACGACAAAACAGCTCAAGACACGaccaaacaacacaagacacgacCAAACAGCTCAAGACACGACCAAACAGCACAAGACACGACCAAACAGCTCAAGACACGACCAAACAGCACAAGACACGACCAAACAGCTCAAGACACGACCAAACAGCTCAAGACACGACCAAACTGCTCAAGACACGACCAAACTGCTCAAGACACGACCAAACTGCTCAAGACACGACCAAACAGCTCAAGACACGACCAAACAACTCACGACACGACCAAACTGCTCAAGACGCGACGCGACCAAACTGCTCAAGACACGACAAAACAGCTCAAGACACGACCTAACTGCTCAAGACACGACCAAACTGCTCAGAACACGACCAAACAGCTCAAGACACGACCAAACAGCTCAAGACACGAAAAAATACCCCCAAGACAGTTGACT AGGACGATAGACCAAATAAGTCTCCAGATGTTAATAAGGTTATTAACTCTCCCGAGGTCAATATAA